TCGTCCCGCTTTGTCGATCAGCCATACAGACACGATGGTAAACAACACATTGATCAACCCGATCCAGATGGTCTGGGTCAAAGAAGCGTCTGTACCGAGTCCCATTCCTTTAAAGATAACCGGCGCGTAGTACAAAATGGCATTGATGCCGGTAATATGCTGCATAATGGCGAGCATGACACCGATAAAGAGAGCGACCCGAATACCGGGAGCGAACAATTGTTTCAATGAGTTGTTCTCATTTTTGAATGATTCCTTGATATCAAGCACTTCCTGCTTAGCGGCTTCTTCACCGTGAATTTTCAGCAATATCGGCAACGCTTCATAAGGCCGATTCTGTTTAATAAGCCATCTCGGGCTTTCGGGTATGAAGAGCATCAAGAGCATAAAGATCAGTCCTGGAACAGCTCCCACTCCGAACATCCAGCGCCAGGCTGTTGAGACACCCCAGGCTTCATCCCCCAGGCTGACGATCCACGAATTCTGAAAATAAACCAGGAAAATGCCCGTTACGATCGCCAGCTGATTTAAAGCAACCAAACGGCCGCGGTATTTGGCAGGAGCGATCTCCGCATTGTACACCGGACAAACGGTGGAAGTGATGCCTATGCCAATGCCGCCGATCATGCGAAAGATAACATACCCGGTGAACGAGTCTTGAAGCGCAGAGCAGATCGAGCCGACGACGAATAAAAATCCGGCGGCCAGTAATACCTTTTTTCTACCGATCCTTTCACTCATGTAGCCAGAGAGAGCCGCTCCCGTGATACTCCCTACAATCAGACTCGACACCGCCCAACCAACCTGAAATTCGCTCAGCGAAAAACGCTGCTGTAGGAATTCAACTGCTCCCGAAACGACCGCGATATCAAAACCGAACAATATGCCTCCAAGCGCAGCTACGATGGATACCAGCGTCACAAAAAGCATATTGGGTTTTTCTGATTGAAGCGCTTTCTGTTGAGCGCTTTCATTATGAATGATTACTCCCATATAATCATCTCCCCTCCAGATTCCTAAAACCTCATTCCGTTCTTCGAGGAGAAGTATAACATGCGCTTATAAAAGAAAGGCCGGTTATCGTCTTCAATAAACGGACCTTTTCACGCACGATTTTGGCTTCGGTTCTCGAATTGGAGACGGAGGAGCTAAATCTAGCATTACCTTGTCATTCGAGCTTAAAAAAATCCATGCCGATGGTCGGCATGGATGAATTTCTACTATTTTTGGCTTTTGAACTCAGTGGGAGGAACCCCCGTTATCTTCTTAAAGACACGGCTAAAATAGTTTGGGTCCTTATAACCCACTTCAAAGCTGATTTCCTTCAGAGCAAGGTTACCCTCCTTGATCAGAGAAATAGCTTTATCAATCCGTAGCCG
The Paenibacillus peoriae DNA segment above includes these coding regions:
- a CDS encoding sugar porter family MFS transporter produces the protein MGVIIHNESAQQKALQSEKPNMLFVTLVSIVAALGGILFGFDIAVVSGAVEFLQQRFSLSEFQVGWAVSSLIVGSITGAALSGYMSERIGRKKVLLAAGFLFVVGSICSALQDSFTGYVIFRMIGGIGIGITSTVCPVYNAEIAPAKYRGRLVALNQLAIVTGIFLVYFQNSWIVSLGDEAWGVSTAWRWMFGVGAVPGLIFMLLMLFIPESPRWLIKQNRPYEALPILLKIHGEEAAKQEVLDIKESFKNENNSLKQLFAPGIRVALFIGVMLAIMQHITGINAILYYAPVIFKGMGLGTDASLTQTIWIGLINVLFTIVSVWLIDKAGRKILLIIGTSLMTCCLVIIGAAFKMGLTTGPLVLIMILIYVASYAISLGPIVWVMISEIFPNRIRGKAVAIASMALWAGDYLVSQAFPPLLSSAGPSNTFWLFGAISLFVVVFIWRKVPETKGRSLEQMENMWLGK